From the genome of Salvelinus fontinalis isolate EN_2023a chromosome 20, ASM2944872v1, whole genome shotgun sequence, one region includes:
- the LOC129817304 gene encoding ribosomal oxygenase 1-like yields MERKHLSAFALYQNALLASSPEVKTSSVKITAKKRKENGIQPPKSIKKTKRKQMGKQVIKAAQREERVERLAEEVQCEERSGVVLDALLSDLAKVSNSRVRASKLFQWLIHPIPSKSFFRDAWEKKPVLIKRQNPDYYTGLFSTAEFDRILRRDDVQYGVNLDVTSYRNGKRETHNPPGRALPFTVWDFYESGCSLRMLNPQAFSSTVWNVLSILQEHFGSMAGANMYLTPPGTQGFAPHYDDIEAFVVQLEGKKHWRVYNPRSENEVLPVVSSPNFSHLEIGKPILEVVLEAGDLLYFPRGFIHQGDCLSDVHSLHITVSSYQRNSWGNLLAKVVPAALEMAMEEDVDFRRGLPVDYLTYMGVQNSDKEDPRRAQFLSRIEGLMKKLSTFAPVDAAVDQKARDYLHDCLPPMLTAEERASSVQGAPSRWENGEAVDMGVAIRGQTRVRLVRSGVARLCSDGEAVWLYYTADNSRVYHKEEPKSVEIKAEHTDAMEFLIHAYPKFVTVGSLPCKLAEDKVSLAELLFKRGLIHTAEPLQQF; encoded by the exons ATGGAGAGGAAACATCTGTCAGCTTTTGCATTGTACCAAAATGCGCTATTAGCATCGTCTCCTGAAGTTAAAACATCATCTGTGAAG ATTACAGCAAAGAAGCGGAAGGAAAATGGTATCCAGCCCCCCAAATCCATCAAAAAGACCAAAAGGAAACAGATGGGCAAGCAGGTCATAAAAGccgcacagagagaggagagggtggagagactGGCAGAG GAGGTACAGTGTGAAGAGAGAAGCGGAGTGGTACTAGATGCTCTGCTGAGTGACCTGGCTAAAGTCAGCAACAGCAGGGTGAGAGCCAGCAAACTTTTCCAGTGGCTCATCCACCCAATTCCCTCCAAGAGTTTCTTCAG AGATGCATGGGAAAAGAAGCCAGTTTTGATCAAACGCCAGAATCCAGACTATTATACGGGACTGTTCTCCACAGCAGAGTTTGATCGCATTTTAAGACGG GATGACGTTCAGTATGGGGTGAACCTGGATGTCACCAGCTACAGAAACGGCAAAAGAGAGACACACAATCCTCCAGGAAGGGCTCTCCCATTCACTGTATGGGACTTCTATGAG AGTGGTTGCTCGCTGCGTATGCTTAACCCCCAGGCCTTCTCCTCCACTGTGTGGAATGTGCTGTCCATCCTCCAAGAGCACTTTGGCAGCATGGCAGGAGCCAACAT GTATTTGACACCTCCAGGAACACAGGGCTTTGCTCCACATTATGATGATATTGAGGCCTTTGTGGTTCAGCTGGAAGGGAAGAAGCACTGGAGAGTTTACAACCCCAG GTCAGAAAATGAGGTCTTGCCTGTCGTTTCCAGTC CTAACTTCAGCCACTTAGAGATCGGGAAGCCCATCTTGGAGGTAGTCCTGGAGGCTGGGGACCTCCTCTACTTCCCCCGAGGGTTCATCCACCAGGGGGACTGCCTGTCGGATGTTCACTCCCTCCACATCACTGTTTCATCTTACCAGAGGAACAGTTGGGGAAACCTACTGGCAAAG GTGGTCCCAGCAGCCCTAGAGATGGccatggaggaggatgtggacTTCAGACGAGGCCTGCCTGTGGATTACCTGACGTACATGGGGGTGCAGAACTCAGACAAG GAGGATCCACGCAGGGCCCAGTTCCTATCCAGAATAGAGGGTCTGATGAAGAAGCTATCAACCTTTGCCCCTGTGGATGCTGCTGTGGATCAGAAAGCTAGGGACTATCTCCATGACTGTCTCCCCCCGATGCTGACCGCAG AGGAAAGGGCCAGCAGTGTCCAGGGAGCTCCTTCCAGGTGGGAGAATGGAGAGGCTGTGGACATGGGTGTGGCCATCAGAGGCCAGACCAGAGTCAGACTCGTCCGTTCTGGAGTCGCCAG GTTATGCAGTGATGGAGAAGCAGTTTGGCTTTACTACACTGCCGACAACTCCAGAGTCTACCACAAGGAGGAGCCCAAGAGCGTTGAAATAAAAGCAGAG CACACAGATGCCATGGAGTTTCTGATCCATGCATATCCAAAGTTTGTGACAGTGGGCAGCTTGCCATGCAAGTTGGCTGAGGACAAG GTGTCCTTGGCTGAGCTGCTGTTTAAGAGAGGGCTTATTCACACTGCAGAACCTCTGCAGCAATTCTGA
- the LOC129817305 gene encoding NADH dehydrogenase [ubiquinone] 1 beta subcomplex subunit 1-like has product MVNFAALMRDHWVNIFVPLGFVIGIYMDRAQDQKLTAFRNKSALYSRELKPGEEVTWK; this is encoded by the exons ATGGTGAACTTTGCTGCCCTGATGCGTGACCATTGGGTTAACATATTTGTCCCTCTTGGCTTTGTGATCGGGATCTACATGGACAGAGCACAGGACCAGAAGCTGACCGCTTTCAGGAACAAAAGCGCATTGTACAGCAG GGAGCTGAAGCCTGGCGAGGAAGTCACCTGGAAGTAG